A portion of the Thermothelomyces thermophilus ATCC 42464 chromosome 5, complete sequence genome contains these proteins:
- a CDS encoding glycosyltransferase family 31 protein (CAZy_ID 267969), producing the protein MMLAHQCSARTYLALLVALLFSILLLTAHRLHNGYPIDLPHLPDGLRDHDAGAGQKDPQRDPEIETSSTEAGGSQSQAGASGTGSASSDFCGRDWEFLRSKDLGLTENIVYTRRCVKPLHGDVDRNALGNIKDPLISSTTNLNLNADCSREAPPPCEPLVLEVPPAFPEPNGQYGHLLFGIASTYERVKESLPVFAHWLADTGAQLLAVVADADDPVLKPDLKALEAQYRDHKVNATIVSPRFKESLPRKNTKDEKPKRPAAVEQLHFLLIRDMLEASTPQTQWLGVLDDDTFFPALHPLSVALSEHDHTKPAWLGALADNWISIKIWGYMAYGGAGTFLSVPLARELDPHLEDCVRETVVPSGDGMLRDCMYTRTTTKLTIVDDLYQNDIRGNPAGFFESGRRVLSIHHWKSWYQAPVSIMAAIARVCGDCFLQRWRFGTDTLLANGYSISVYRDGIDKIDLDRMESTFDEADGRFDFIYGPFRPRLPDDKKKSYQLEAVDGGFGKGEKFRQLYVHRSKRDEANTQAVDEVVELVWDI; encoded by the coding sequence ATGATGCTCGCCCATCAATGCTCTGCGAGAACCTATCTCGCCCTTTTGGTTGCCCTCCTCTTCAGCATTCTCCTCCTAACTGCCCACCGCCTGCACAACGGCTATCCGATCGATCTGCCTCACCTCCCCGATGGCCTGAGGGACCACGATGCCGGAGCCGGCCAGAAAGACCCCCAACGGGACCCAGAGATCGAGACGTCGAGCACAGAAGCAGGCGGGTCACAAAGTCAGGCCGGCGCGAGCGGAACCGGAAGTGCATCTTCCGACTTCTGCGGTCGCGACTGGGAGTTCCTGCGCAGCAAGGATCTTGGCCTGACGGAAAACATCGTGTACACGCGCCGCTGCGTCAAGCCCCTCCACGGCGACGTCGACCGCAATGCCCTTGGCAACATCAAGGACCCGCTCATTTCTAGCACCACCAACCTCAACCTAAACGCCGACTGCTCGCGGGAGGCTCCGCCTCCATGTGAGCCGCTTGTCCTCGAGGTGCCACCGGCGTTTCCCGAACCTAACGGCCAATACGGCCATCTCCTCTTCGGCATTGCGTCCACGTACGAGCGCGTCAAAGAGTCGCTTCCTGTCTTCGCCCACTGGCTTGCCGACACCGGCGCCCAGCTGCTTGCCGTGGTCGCGGACGCTGATGACCCCGTTCTCAAGCCCGACCTCAAGGCCCTCGAGGCGCAGTATCGCGATCATAAGGTCAATGCAACCATCGTCTCCCCGAGGTTCAAGGAATCCCTCCCGCGCAAGAACACCAAAGATGAGAAGCCTAAGCGCCCGGCGGCCGTCGAACAGCTTCATTTCCTCCTGATCCGCGACATGCTCGAGGCCTCCACCCCGCAAACCCAGTGGCTCGGCGTCCTCGATGATGACACCTTCTTCCCTGCCCTGCACCCCCTCTCGGTTGCCCTCAGCGAGCATGACCATACCAAGCCCGCGTGGTTAGGCGCACTAGCCGACAATTGGATCAGCATCAAGATATGGGGTTATATGGCctacggcggcgccggcaccTTCCTCTCGGTCCCCCTCGCCAGAGAGCTCGATCCGCACCTCGAGGACTGCGTGCGCGAGACCGTCGTGCCTTCGGGCGACGGCATGCTCCGAGATTGCATGTACACACGCACCACGACCAAGCTGACGATTGTCGACGACCTGTACCAAAACGACATTCGCGGCAACCCCGCCGGCTTCTTCGAGAGCGGCCGCCGCGTGCTGAGCATCCACCACTGGAAGTCGTGGTACCAGGCCCCCGTGTCTATCATGGCCGCCATCGCCCGCGTGTGTGGCGACTGCTTCCTGCAGCGCTGGCGCTTCGGGACAGATACCCTACTGGCCAATGGCTACAGCATTTCGGTCTATCGCGACGGCATCGATAAGATCGACCTGGACCGCATGGAGAGCACGTTCGACGAGGCCGATGGCAGGTTCGATTTCATTTACGGGCCGTTCCGTCCGCGCCTGCCcgacgacaagaaaaagagctATCAGCTGGAGGCGGTCGACGGCGGATTCGGCAAGGGCGAGAAGTTCAGGCAGCTGTATGTGCATCGCTCCAAGAGGGACGAGGCCAACACGCAGGCGGTCGATGAGGTAGTGGAATTGGTCTGGGACATCTGA